In Metarhizium brunneum chromosome 3, complete sequence, a genomic segment contains:
- the SSU72 gene encoding RNA polymerase II subunit A C-terminal domain phosphatase SSU72, protein MEVANGAADAVIPNGSGDHTGGYKLKFCTVCASNQNRSMEAHLRLSQAEYPVISFGTGSLVRLPGPTITQPNVYQFNKTSYDSMYKELESKDGRLYKANGILNMLDRNRGVKWGPERWQDWAVGIPRLQHSTDKGSDGTEGGVVDVVFTCEERCWDAVIDDLLSRGSPLNRPVHVINVDIKDNHEEAHIGGQGILDLANSLNAAAREEREAIGAAAFDSGSASSRASFDERVPEILGAWQERWPNLPSTWTLAWF, encoded by the exons ATGGAAGTTGCAAATGGAGCAGCGGATGCTGTCATCCCGAATGGCTCTGGAGATCATACCGGTGGATACAAATTGAAGTTTTGTACCGTGTGTGCGAGCAACCAAAACAG ATCTATGGAAGCTCACCTGCGATTATCTCAAGCCGAATACCCAGTCATATCGTTTGGTACCGGATCCCTCGTGCGGCTACCAGGACCAACCATCACACAGCCCAATGTGTACCAGTTCAACAAAACCTCGTACGACAGCATGTACAAAGAGCTGGAATCAAAAGACGGACGGCTGTACAAGGCCAACGGTATTCTGAACATGCTGGATAGAAATCGTGGTGTGAAGTGGGGGCCGGAGCGCTGGCAAGATTGGGCCGTTGGTATCCCTAGACTTCAGCACTCCACCGACAAGGGCAGCGATGGGACAGAAGGCGGGGTTGTAGATGTCGTCTTTACGTGCGAAGAACGCTGCTGGGACGCCGTCATCGATGACCTTCTTAGCAGAGGGTCCCCGTTGAACCGCCCCGTTCACGTCATCAACGTGGACATCAAGGACAACCATGAAGAGGCTCACATTGGCGGTCAGGGTATTCTGGATCTAGCCAACTCCCTCAATGCGGCAGCCAGGGAAGAGAGGGAGGCAATTGGCGCCGCGGCTTTTGATAGCGGGAGTGCCTCGAGTCGAGCTAGCTTTGACGAGAGGGTGCCTGAAATACTGGGTGCCTGGCAGGAGAGATGGCCAAACTTGCCGTCAACGTGGACATTGGCCTGGTTCTAG
- the SPA2 gene encoding Protein SPA2, which yields MSPVGRNAPLSPISVGGSEWSLSKYPFREEGGPYPNGRGNLASPPNSGGSIGTMSMNGFPSGPRSTGGPSPPPSVGRSSTGTNLFGGSDGGGNGTRGGELDESVLSEHYMALRAFLNARDNNARQQPNKARDKLLRLSSVQFFELSTDVFDELMRRQAMARAGGPNAPNGPPQFLLPEKTFHPKRNQARQRLSSLGPPRFRDLAADVYHELERRFPSFIARDIPRGGSSMSMRGGPMNRTGTPANGMFPPRGQSRMRRPSDASSIRGAPSAPDLYNIPPSPNLPSGEYGRPMPKQLNQNNTIVPNKSTMLEEDDEAASASEADKKLMEDYQNQIRELQDKLADMEDAMKKKEDEMNSALDNERSRATATNLEKEEWADLRLDLENKLAEAQDLNKSMKEELDRMRAEQEQKVPINSVSALQQENDELRESLRQQEQVNEEVRREAQEFLKEMRVLSQQSAATYDNQLELEKANEELERDVRLWRNRYARSKTMQGGLRASTHGMSLEHDAGKHVRHKEFVADDGVIKDFLVTQFQISIDELLQAAHQETPEKALDSMNRVVVSVRQITKALDKSTPHDDDIQRQGKLRSRVAATANALITACRNYEAGAGLSPVSLLDAAASNLTAAVVELLRLVKIKPTPPGELEEEEDGIITPVDSASFFSPGSTTQTSNQESLPPPPPFQGLGGAGARASAESSAYSPISSPRESVDPFPVNGLNGMVNGGGYMGLVKGSNGYHDSRADDLKVYLDDQTAVLVSDVQNLVSYVRGNAEMGQITSEVLTIDAIVGKILGETTSSGYGSMTTRLAAVRDRLMEANERGRDLAQSAAGQDDHPRRTWTQTLPPIAFEIARETKELVQRIGGLSSSGDVDEFS from the exons ATGAGCCCTGTTGGCCGCAATGCGCCGCTATCTCCTATATCTGTAGGTGGAAGCGAGTGGTCACTATCCAAATACCCTTTTCGCGAAGAAGGCGGTCCTTATCCCAACGGTCGTGGTAACCTGGCGTCTCCCCCTAACTCGGGAGGCTCCATCGGAACCATGAGTATGAATGGCTTCCCTTCGGGGCCACGGAGTACAGGAGGTCCctcaccgccgccatcggTTGGCCGATCGAGCACTGGTACGAACCTCTTTGGAGGAAGCGATGGAGGCGGCAATGGTACGCGAGGCGGCGAACTGGACGAGTCCGTCCTGAGCGAACATTACATGGCCTTGAGGGCGTTTCTGAATGCCAGGGACAACAACGCGAGGCAACAACCAAACAAGGCGCGCGATAAACTACTACGCCTGTCCTCGGTACAATTCTTCGAGCTCAGTACAGATGTATTCGACGAATTGATGCGTCGGCAGGCAATGGCTAGGGCTGGTGGACCTAATGCGCCAAACGGCCCTCCGCAATTCCTTTTGCCGGAAAAGACATTTCACCCAAAGAGAAACCAAGCTCGCCAGCGACTCTCCTCGTTGGGCCCTCCACGGTTCCGAGATCTTGCCGCCGACGTATATCATGAGTTGGAGAGACGATTTCCTTCGTTCATTGCGCGGGATATTCCTCGAGGAggcagctccatgtcgatgCGCGGTGGTCCAATGAACCGAACTGGAACTCCTGCTAATGGCATGTTTCCTCCCAGAGGTCAAAGTCGCATGCGAAGGCCGTCCGATGCCAGCTCAATTCGTGGGGCGCCGTCGGCTCCAGATCTCTATAATATCCCCCCTTCACCTAACTTACCCAGTGGCGAATACGGACGGCCGATGCCAAAACAACTTAATCAAAATAATACCATTGTTCCCAACAAAAGTACCATgttggaggaagatgacgaagcAGCGTCAGCTTCAGAG GCGGACAAGAAGCTCATGGAAGACTACCAGAATCAAATCAGAGAACTCCAGGACAAATTAGCTGACATGGAAGACGctatgaagaagaaagaagatgaGATGAATAGCGCGCTCGACAACGAGCGTTCGCGGGCTACGGCGACGAACTTGGAAAAGGAGGAGTGGGCAGATCTCAGGCTGGATCTTGAGAATAAACTTGCTGAAGCCCAGGATCTGAACAAGTCGATGAAGGAAGAATTAGACCGCATGCGAGCCGAACAGGAACAAAAAGTCCCCATCAACTCGGTTTCCGCTCTGCAGCAAGAAAACGACGAGCTACGAGAGTCATTGCGACAGCAGGAGCAAGTAAACGAGGAAGTCCGCCGAGAAGCACAAGAATTTCTCAAGGAGATGAGAGTCCTTTCACAGCAAAGTGCTGCGACTTACGATAACCAGCTCGAATTGGAAAAGGCAAACGAGGAATTAGAACGCGATGTGCGCCTTTGGAGAAATCGTTATGCTCGCTCCAAGACAATGCAAGGCGGATTGCGGGCTTCAACACATGGCATGTCCCTAGAACACGACGCTGGAAAACACGTACGGCACAAGGAATTTGTTGCCGACGATGGCGTTATCAAGGATTTTCTTGTCACCCAATTCCAAATTTCCATTGACGAACTGCTCCAAGCCGCACACCAAGAAACTCCCGAGAAGGCCCTTGATTCAATGAACAGGGTTGTGGTCAGCGTGCGTCAAATCACGAAAGCCTTGGACAAGTCAACACCTCATGATGACGACATTCAGCGACAGGGAAAGCTGAGGTCGAGAGTTGCAGCCACAGCCAATGCTCTCATAACCGCCTGCAGGAACTACGAAGCCGGAGCGGGATTATCTCCTGTATCCCTATTGGATGCCGCTGCTTCTAACCTCACCGCAGCCGTTGTTGAGCTTCTTCGCCTTGTCAAGATCAAACCGACACCTCCTGGCGAgcttgaggaagaagaagacgggaTTATAACTCCTGTCGACTCTGCTAGCTTCTTCTCACCTGGAAGCACTACCCAGACTTCAAACCAGGAGAGcctaccgccgccgccgccttttCAAGGCCTGGGTGGGGCGGGTGCCCGTGCAAGCGCTGAATCATCGGCATACAGCCCGATCAGCTCCCCAAGAGAGTCGGTTGACCCATTTCCTGTAAATGGATTGAATGGTATGGTAAACGGCGGAGGCTATATGGGCCTCGTCAAGGGTTCCAACGGATATCACGACAGTCGAGCCGATGATCTCAAG GTCTATTTAGATGACCAAACGGCTGTCCTAGTCTCGGATGTACAAAATCTTGTCAGCTACGTGCGCGGAAATGCCGAAATGGGGCAAATCACAAGTGAAGTTTTGACGATTGATGCGATTGTTGGCAAAATTCTGGGCGAAACCACGTCCTCTGGCTACGGTAGCATGACGACCAGACTGGCAGCAGTTCGCGACCGGCTTATGGAAGCCAATGAAAGAGGGCGAGACCTGGCGCAGTCCGCTGCCGGGCAGGACGACCACCCGCGGCGAACGTGGACACAAACACTGCCTCCGATTGCATTTGAGATTGCCCGTGAAACCAAGGAACTTGTTCAGAGAATTGGTGGGCTCAGTTCATCTGGAGATGTCGATGAATTTTCCTGA
- the NBP2 gene encoding NAP1-binding protein 2, which produces MTDASSSPVSQPQGSSPAANANQPALPPLTTSTPTPSHRSNLPRPMSHASKSRLSQYSSGSVPSRSRPGSHMFPLFPSSLSYTLVRDFAYPAAHPMHYGPPPEPSRPPSGLTTPASETRRLSDPPASWEPRMPWDSWTSDGFSRGHDIPPIQFGDGPPYSEDDDLQSPVVATRHRKHKSSSATLGQSRGRAGREGDIMGTTNYDSERGYYVGTSGDGSERYYVTHGGEANGPGGEYVTYPPDQARHGHGYHFPQQGHQRDCGRPGSENCSSPSSSGYHDLDESRYSRDYQFTITSPDEEFHGKAVALFDFERENENELPLVEGQIIWVSYRHGQGWLVAEDPKTQESGLVPEEYVRLLRDIEGGMNSLTGHLVDACISLNEAETPTQAEHGGKERQPSITSTNGYHQPVVSVFSTSSKDLNPYPTGQLGIQAGQTPPQVIHYHGQRGGSQTSTPTIPQHNEPGMARRGSQDSTNDGEAGTTPVQEHPTATSSQAAAR; this is translated from the coding sequence ATGACGGATGCCTCGTCCTCCCCAGTTTCGCAGCCTCAAGGCTCGTCCCCTGCGGCGAATGCAAACCAACCCGCCTTGCCGCCATTGACCACATCAACACCGACACCCTCGCACCGAAGCAATCTCCCCCGGCCAATGTCGCATGCCTCCAAGAGCCGCTTGTCACAGTACTCGTCGGGATCCGTCCCCTCGAGGTCGCGCCCAGGCTCTCATATGTTTCCCCTGTTTCCTTCTAGCCTATCTTACACCTTGGTGAGAGACTTCGCCTATCCAGCCGCCCATCCGATGCACTATGGTCCGCCGCCCGAGCCTTCGCGGCCACCTTCTGGCCTGACCACCCCCGCGAGCGAGACCCGAAGACTGTCTGATCCTCCGGCTTCGTGGGAGCCTCGAATGCCGTGGGACTCGTGGACCTCGGATGGTTTCAGCCGCGGCCATGACATTCCCCCAATTCAATTCGGGGACGGACCGCCGTAtagcgaagacgacgatcTGCAGAGCCCAGTTGTTGCCACCCGTCACCGTAAGCATAAATCAAGTTCAGCAACGCTCGGTCAGAGCAGGGGGAGGGCTGGCCGGGAAGGCGACATTATGGGCACAACCAACTACGACAGCGAGAGGGGGTATTATGTTGGAACAAGCGGAGATGGGAGCGAGCGCTACTATGTGACCCATGGAGGCGAGGCGAATGGTCCGGGAGGCGAGTATGTAACCTATCCTCCTGACCAAgcacgccatggccatggttaCCATTTTCCTCAACAAGGTCATCAGCGCGACTGCGGCCGGCCTGGCTCAGAGAACTGCAGTTCTCCATCGTCCTCTGGATACCATGACCTTGACGAATCTCGCTATTCACGTGACTATCAGTTCACCATTACTTCGCCCGACGAGGAGTTTCACGGTAAGGCCGTGGCCTTGTTCGATTTTGAGCGCGAGAATGAAAACGAATTGCCACTAGTTGAGGGCCAGATCATTTGGGTGTCATAcagacatggccaaggctggcttGTCGCCGAGGACCCAAAGACCCAGGAAAGTGGACTGGTTCCCGAGGAATACGTGCGATTGCTCCGAGACATTGAAGGCGGTATGAACAGCTTGACTGGGCATCTTGTGGATGCCTGTATATCCCTGAACGAAGCCGAGACGCCTACACAAGCGGAACATGGTGGCAAAGAACGACAACCATCCATCACGTCTACCAATGGCTATCACCAACCGGTTGTATCCGTTTTCTCGACGTCGAGCAAGGATTTGAACCCCTACCCCACCGGGCAGCTGGGAATTCAGGCCGGGCAGACGCCTCCACAGGTCATCCATTATCACGGACAACGTGGTGGTAGCCAGAC
- the Kdm4d gene encoding Lysine-specific demethylase 4D, with protein sequence MDGYGHHGGGASASPSLTVVPAPPEATDVDNMHIRGPSAVAIGHAHRQTTPVEQVDDIFRVPGERPADASQSEGPTTILQEPAVTSDEVAQEAVARPASDLGRIIDSEVKSGEQDTINKLQRSPVTTESVATGSTTIDDAEAEASVPQIPITRDGAGMDNPRDQPKEPDVAPDIKHNYDQVDGHRILRLQPTKEQWDDFPAVLAYAKSLGAEGDGCFKVIIPETLQEELPEKPAQNLLANAYKVKLMRRTSFWQVSTVPSEGVFASSSQSGTGFSEPVDALLKNLKHLFRKQQNKQLRNIRYRVDVPAWTKTQRRLAGVPEKSPIYPLKGDKLDNTKAVIPGIHTPYVYESASAFGATFQIHAEDFRLASLNHLYKGRKIWIVIPTTDVDVAERALGRGLGCSQFMRHRAEFFFPDKLQKLGIPYRIVDQRPGETIVILPDAYHEGFSCGYTIAEAKNYADPAWTTDSYQPCQASCRLATAIPAAFMRPLGEGEQRLDLCAAYGDGLSIPVVDLSKKREQGEMDGGQGPLSEGLEAHEPKRIKVCE encoded by the coding sequence ATGGATGGCTATGGGCATCACGGTGGCGGCGCATCTGCATCGCCATCGCTGACCGTGGTGCCAGCGCCGCCTGAGGCGACGGACGTCGATAACATGCACATCCGCGGCCCTTCGGCGGTTGCGATCGGCCATGCGCATCGACAGACGACTCCTGTCGAGCAAGTCGATGACATTTTCCGTGTGCCGGGCGAGCGACCGGCCGATGCATCTCAGTCAGAAGGACCGACGACCATTCTCCAAGAACCGGCTGTTACGTCGGACGAGGTTGCGCAAGAGGCAGTGGCCCGTCCCGCATCCGACTTGGGTCGTATAATAGACAGCGAGGTCAAGTCGGGCGAGCAAGACACGATCAACAAGCTTCAAAGAAGCCCAGTAACTACCGAAAGCGTAGCTACTGGAAGCACAACTatcgacgacgccgaggcagaggcatCGGTGCCACAAATCCCTATCACCAGGGACGGTGCCGGGATGGACAACCCCAGGGACCAACCCAAAGAGCCCGACGTTGCACCGGATATCAAGCACAACTACGACCAAGTCGATGGCCATCGAATCCTGCGCCTCCAACCGACCAAAGAACAGTGGGATGACTTCCCTGCCGTCTTGGCTTATGCCAAAAGTCTTGGTGCGGAGGGAGACGGCTGCTTCAAGGTCATTATACCGGAAACACTGCAAGAGGAGCTGCCAGAGAAACCAGCCCAGAATTTGCTGGCCAATGCCTACAAGGTCAAGCTGATGAGGCGAACGTCGTTCTGGCAAGTCAGCACCGTACCCTCGGAAGGCGTATTCGCATCTTCATCCCAGTCCGGCACAGGGTTTTCCGAGCCTGTTGACGCACTTCTGAAGAACCTCAAGCATCTCTTCCGGAAGCAGCAAAACAAACAATTGCGCAACATCAGATACAGAGTCGACGTGCCCGCCTGGACCAAGACCCAAAGGCGTCTTGCAGGAGTTCCAGAGAAGAGCCCAATCTACCCACTAAAGGGCGACAAACTCGATAATACAAAGGCTGTCATTCCCGGCATCCACACCCCCTATGTGTACGAATCCGCCTCGGCCTTTGGCGCAACGTTCCAAATCCACGCCGAGGATTTCCGCCTCGCATCATTAAACCACCTCTACAAGGGCCGAAAAATCTGGATCGTCATTCCCACCACAGACGTCGATGTCGCAGAAAGGGCATTGGGCCGCGGCTTGGGCTGTTCGCAGTTTATGCGCCACCGCGCCGAGTTCTTCTTCCCCGATAAGCTGCAGAAGCTGGGCATACCATACAGGATTGTGGACCAACGGCCCGGCGAAACAATCGTCATTCTGCCCGACGCATACCACGAGGGCTTCAGCTGCGGGTACACCATTGCTGAAGCCAAGAACTACGCGGATCCAGCATGGACCACCGACTCTTACCAGCCGTGTCAGGCGAGCTGTAGGCTGGCCACCGCCATCCCTGCGGCCTTCATGAGACCTCTTGGGGAGGGCGAGCAACGACTGGATCTCTGTGCTGCCTATGGTGATGGGCTATCGATACCTGTTGTCGACTTGTCCAAGAAACGGGAACAGGGAGAAATGGATGGCGGCCAGGGGCCACTCTCGGAGGGGCTTGAAGCGCACGAGCCGAAACGAATCAAGGTGTGTGAATAG
- the CTF1-B_2 gene encoding Cutinase transcription factor 1 beta, translated as MTTRQDQSRSPSRPRRFYKRSTVACKACHGRKVRCNVALSGIPCANCAADGAVCEIAQRKRRMRRYAPFRNPDQLRATPDSQQGNSTSPAHSHDHPENEADDISGRRYPPGLQANEAASSAAGMVSGFAPGPPRDDQMNGTRSPYYLGDERGPLALAINICRDDGLKSSRHAFLPINNSTPLTPQDWQYLEQRGCFSLPSRELQDALLRAYFHYVHPFAPVIDVADFVYRYTTGHVSVLLLWSIFAAAGSFIDEQLPTNELGATRIEVKAAAFERAKALYDLEYERETIALIQSTYLMSYRLGCLNDVKGPWYWIGVAINLAYTAGLHRLPPPDSPDSPAGNSRLWIQLFWSVYCRDVWLCLAYSRPVRILLSEVTTPIPTRVQLASAPVEVPDDIYHRYLPYEINELARLWLCLVRISATLGSVLSSFYTAKSSGPTRQQIDYMEHEIEAHLADLPAGSHRSELVMIHVHQIRLYHEATTAILYIPQNHSLPYESPAKHTDSLQSLCLRKMRASALRITHLINVMIGEGLTTHVHMLTVIAIIPSMQVHLVDLMSSSQPTRQAGEHNLHLCMVLLENLRTTHVSAKATHCLFNAAIEKIKNKPTSCPCPLLMGGGSASASAAAAASSGPASASGSDNRSIVTDDDSESVFPVTVPGMSYLDMLPMMSPDGEFSLHD; from the exons ATGACAACACGCCAAGATCAATCCAGGTCCCCCTCCAGACCTCGTCGGTTCTATAAACGATCTACTGTAGCTTGCAAAGCCTGCCACGGCCGCAAGGTGCGATGCAACGTCGCCCTGTCGGGGATACCCTGCGCGAATTGCGCCGCAGACGGCGCCGTATGCGAGATTGCGCAGAGGAAAAGACGAAT GCGTCGGTACGCTCCATTTAGAAACCCGGATCAGCTTCGCGCCACGCCCGACAGCCAGCAGGGCAActcgacgtcgccggcacACAGCCATGATCACCCCGAAAATGAGGCAGACGACATTTCCGGCCGCCGATATCCCCCGGGTCTCCAGGCGAATGAGGCGGCATCCAGCGCCGCGGGCATGGTGTCGGGGTTTGCGCCTGGCCCTCCGCGAGACGACCAGATGAATGGAACTCGCAGCCCGTATTACCTAG GCGACGAAAGGGGACCGCTAGCCTTGGCCATCAACATTTGCCGCGACGATGGCCTCAAATCCTCCCGACATGCCTTCCTGCCCATTAACAACAGCACGCCACTGACCCCGCAGGACTGGCAGTATCTGGAGCAAAGAGGCTGCTTCAGCCTGCCGTCTCGCGAGCTGCAGGACGCGTTGCTCCGCGCCTACTTTCACTATGTGCATCCCTTTGCGCCCGTCATCGACGTGGCCGACTTTGTCTATCGCTACACGACCGGCCACGTGAGCGTCTTGCTGCTTTGGAGCATATTTGCCGCGGCAGGCAGC TTCATCGACGAGCAGCTGCCGACTAACGAGCTCGGGGCGACGAGGATCGAggtcaaggcggcggcgtttGAGCGGGCAAAGGCGCTCTACGACTTGGAGTACGAACGGGAAACGATAGCGCTCATCCAGTCGACGTACCTGATGAGCTACCGGCTCGGGTGCCTCAACGACGTCAAGGGGCCGTGGTACTGGATCGGCgtcgccatcaacctcgCCTACACGGCCGGGCTTCACCGTCTGCCGCCTCCCGACTCGCCCGACTCGCCCGCCGGCAACTCGCGGCTCTGGATCCAGCTCTTTTGGAGCGTCTACTGCCGCGACGTCTGGCTGTGCCTCGCCTACAGCCGGCCGGTGCGCATCCTCCTCAGCGAGGTGACGACGCCCATCCCGACCCGCGTCCAGCTCGCGTCGGCCCCCGTCGAGGTCCCCGACGACATCTACCACCGCTACCTGCCCTACGAGATCAACGAGCTGGCCCGCCTGTGGCTGTGCCTCGTCAGGATCAGCGCGACCCTGGGCAGCGTGCTGTCGTCCTTTTACACGGCTAAGTCGTCGGGCCCGACGCGCCAGCAGATCGACTACATGGAGCACGAGATCGAGGCGCACCTCGCGGACCTCCCGGCCGGGAGCCACAGGAGCGAGCTCGTCATGATCCACGTACACCAGATCCGGCTGTATCACGA agcaacaacagccatcCTGTACATCCCCCAGAACCATAGCCTGCCGTACGAAAGCCCAGCCAAGCACACCGACTCCCTCCAGTCTCTGTGCCTCCGGAAAATGCGCGCCTCGGCGCTCCGCATCACGCACCTGATCAACGTCATGATAGGCGAAGGCCTCACCACGCACGTCCACATGCTCAC CGTCATTGCCATAATCCCCTCGATGCAGGTGCACCTCGTCGACCTCATGTCCTCGAGCCAGCCGACGCGGCAGGCGGGCGAGCACAACCTGCACCTGTGCATGGTGCTCCTCGAAAACCTGCGCACGACGCACGTCTCGGCCAAGGCGACGCACTGCCTGTTCAACGCGGCCATTGAGAAGATTAAGAATAAGCCCACGTCGTGTCCGTGCCCGCTGCTAATGGGCGGCGGGTccgcatcggcatcggcggcggcggcggcgtcttcGGGCCCcgcgtcggcctcgggctcGGATAACCGGAGCATCGtgaccgacgacgacagcgagAGCGTGTTCCCTGTTACCGTGCCAGGAATGTCGTATCTGGATATGCTGCCGATGATGTCGCCCGACGGGGAGTTTTCGCTGCATGATTAG